In a single window of the Terrirubrum flagellatum genome:
- the ligA gene encoding NAD-dependent DNA ligase LigA, whose translation MAKKPAKKSSSSAAKSAVAGLDPDAAAALALDVSRLSEKDAAQANAALQAAITEHNQRYHGHDAPTISDAVFDSLRRKDEEILARFPNLSSVAADEVGAAPSEKFAKIRHRAPMLSLDNAFTDEDVSDFVKSVRRFLGLAADAPLAFTAEPKIDGLSCSLRYEKGELISAATRGDGAVGEDVTANVKTIANRKGAVPHTLKGKDVPDICEVRGEIYFGHADFAEVNARQRAAGDKEFVNPRNAAAGSLRQLDASITASRPLRFFAYAWGEMSDMPAETQSGMIAAFTKWGLPTNPLTTRCETIEEMLAFYHRIETERASLGYDIDGIVYKVDRLDLQRRLGFVSRAPRWATAHKFPAERAMTVMEGIDIQVGRTGALTPVAKLKPVTVGGVVVRNATLHNEDFIKGIGGDGQPIRDGVDIRVGDTVVIQRAGDVIPQVVSVVLDHRPKDSKPFEFPTRCPACNSEAVRETGEAIRRCTGEFACPNQVVEHLRHFVSRRAFDIEGLGEKQIEFFYGDEDLPVRAPADIFTLAKRDQQNLKKLKDKEGFGETSARNLFAAIEQRRDISLERLIYALGVRHIGETTAIVLARAYGTWKAFEEACLKVAQGDETAKEEMDSLDQIGPTVIEAVAKYFGEPRNLKRIDDLIRELKVQDAEKPQTETPVAGKTVVFTGSLEKMTRDEAKAMAERLGAKVAGSVSRKTDIVVAGPGAGSKLAKAAEFGVQVMDEDGWLKLVGAA comes from the coding sequence ATGGCCAAGAAACCTGCAAAGAAGTCCTCATCCTCCGCCGCCAAATCCGCCGTCGCCGGACTCGATCCGGACGCCGCGGCGGCGTTGGCGCTGGATGTGAGTCGGCTCAGCGAAAAGGACGCCGCTCAGGCGAACGCCGCGCTTCAAGCGGCGATCACCGAACATAATCAGCGCTACCACGGACATGATGCTCCAACGATAAGCGACGCGGTTTTTGACTCGCTTCGACGCAAGGACGAGGAAATCCTCGCCCGGTTTCCCAATTTGTCATCCGTCGCAGCGGACGAGGTCGGCGCCGCGCCTTCGGAGAAATTCGCCAAGATCCGGCATCGCGCGCCGATGCTGTCCCTCGACAACGCCTTCACCGACGAAGACGTGTCGGACTTCGTCAAAAGCGTGCGCCGCTTCCTCGGCCTCGCCGCTGATGCGCCGCTGGCTTTCACCGCCGAACCGAAGATCGACGGCCTCTCCTGCTCGCTGCGTTATGAGAAAGGCGAACTTATCTCCGCCGCCACGCGCGGCGATGGCGCGGTCGGCGAGGACGTGACCGCGAATGTAAAAACCATCGCGAACCGCAAGGGCGCGGTCCCTCATACGCTCAAGGGCAAGGATGTCCCTGACATCTGCGAAGTGCGCGGCGAGATCTATTTCGGCCATGCTGATTTCGCCGAGGTGAATGCGCGCCAGCGCGCCGCGGGCGACAAGGAGTTTGTCAATCCGCGCAACGCCGCGGCGGGATCGCTGCGCCAGCTCGACGCCTCGATCACCGCGTCGCGCCCGCTGCGTTTCTTCGCCTACGCCTGGGGCGAGATGAGCGACATGCCAGCGGAGACGCAAAGCGGTATGATCGCGGCCTTCACGAAATGGGGCCTGCCGACCAATCCGCTGACGACGCGCTGCGAGACCATCGAGGAGATGCTCGCCTTCTATCATCGCATAGAAACCGAACGCGCGTCGCTCGGTTACGACATCGACGGCATCGTCTACAAGGTCGATCGCCTCGATCTGCAGCGGCGCCTTGGCTTCGTCTCCCGCGCGCCGCGCTGGGCGACGGCGCATAAATTCCCGGCCGAGCGCGCGATGACCGTGATGGAAGGCATCGACATTCAGGTCGGCCGCACCGGCGCGCTGACGCCGGTGGCGAAGCTGAAACCTGTGACGGTCGGCGGCGTCGTGGTGCGCAACGCGACCTTGCACAATGAGGATTTCATCAAGGGCATCGGCGGCGACGGCCAGCCGATCCGCGACGGCGTCGACATCCGCGTCGGCGACACCGTGGTCATTCAGCGCGCCGGCGACGTGATCCCGCAGGTGGTCAGCGTCGTGCTCGATCATCGCCCGAAGGATTCGAAGCCGTTTGAATTTCCGACGCGCTGTCCCGCCTGTAACAGCGAAGCGGTGCGGGAAACAGGCGAGGCCATTCGCCGCTGCACCGGCGAATTCGCCTGCCCCAATCAGGTGGTCGAACATCTCCGCCATTTCGTTTCGCGTCGCGCTTTCGATATCGAGGGGCTCGGCGAAAAGCAGATCGAATTCTTCTATGGCGATGAAGACCTTCCCGTGCGCGCTCCGGCCGACATCTTCACGCTGGCGAAGCGCGATCAGCAGAATCTGAAGAAGCTGAAGGACAAGGAGGGTTTTGGCGAAACCTCGGCGCGTAATCTCTTCGCCGCCATCGAACAGCGTCGCGACATTTCGCTGGAGCGGCTGATCTATGCGCTCGGCGTGCGCCATATCGGCGAGACCACCGCGATCGTGCTCGCTCGCGCCTATGGAACGTGGAAAGCCTTCGAGGAAGCTTGCCTGAAGGTCGCGCAAGGCGACGAGACGGCGAAGGAAGAGATGGACTCGCTCGACCAGATTGGCCCGACCGTGATCGAAGCTGTCGCAAAATATTTCGGCGAGCCGCGCAATCTCAAGCGCATCGACGATCTCATCAGGGAATTGAAGGTTCAGGACGCGGAGAAACCGCAGACCGAAACGCCGGTCGCCGGCAAGACTGTCGTCTTCACCGGATCGCTTGAGAAGATGACGCGCGATGAAGCCAAGGCGATGGCCGAACGTCTCGGCGCCAAGGTGGCGGGCTCGGTCTCGCGCAAGACCGATATCGTCGTCGCCGGCCCCGGCGCCGGCTCCAAGCTCGCCAAGGCGGCGGAGTTCGGCGTGCAGGTGATGGATGAGGATGGTTGGCTGAAGCTCGTCGGCGCCGCTTGA
- a CDS encoding 50S ribosomal protein L11 methyltransferase, whose amino-acid sequence MREGLIPHTVTTVMRLTTTESTARAVTELLGEIFDSDETGVAAFEDEASGDWLLDVYFAFPPDEESVRELIATAAGEEAAKAATFENVEAKDWVAQSLEGLKPVEAGRFLIHGAHDRAKAVKQTNRIRIEIEAALAFGTGHHGTTRGCLLAFDRLLKQKRPRRVLDVGTGTGVLAIAAARALNRRVVASDIDPIAIEVARANARFNAAAMNISWAVAPALRNPAITRGAPYDLVFANILAGPLKRMATEIAKALAPQGDLVLSGLLPKDAPGVLAVYGACGLALVSQGELEGWRALHLRRGGKGPRPRRSGDPGA is encoded by the coding sequence ATGCGCGAAGGCCTGATCCCCCACACCGTCACCACAGTGATGCGACTGACGACGACCGAATCGACCGCCCGGGCGGTGACTGAACTGCTGGGCGAGATTTTCGATTCCGACGAGACCGGCGTCGCCGCCTTCGAGGACGAGGCCTCAGGCGACTGGCTGCTCGACGTCTATTTCGCCTTTCCGCCTGACGAGGAATCGGTCCGCGAACTGATCGCGACCGCCGCTGGGGAGGAGGCCGCGAAAGCCGCGACCTTCGAGAATGTCGAGGCGAAGGACTGGGTGGCGCAGAGCCTTGAGGGGTTGAAGCCGGTCGAGGCCGGCCGCTTCCTCATCCACGGCGCGCATGATCGCGCCAAGGCGGTGAAGCAGACCAACCGGATCAGGATCGAGATCGAGGCGGCGCTCGCCTTCGGCACCGGCCATCACGGCACCACGCGCGGCTGTCTCCTCGCCTTCGACCGGCTCTTGAAACAGAAGCGCCCGCGTCGCGTGCTCGATGTCGGCACGGGGACAGGCGTGCTGGCGATCGCGGCGGCGCGCGCGCTCAATCGTCGCGTTGTCGCCTCCGACATCGATCCCATCGCGATCGAGGTGGCGCGCGCCAATGCGCGCTTCAACGCGGCGGCGATGAATATCTCATGGGCGGTGGCGCCGGCGTTGCGCAATCCCGCCATCACGCGCGGCGCGCCCTACGATCTCGTCTTCGCGAATATTCTGGCGGGACCGCTGAAGCGTATGGCCACGGAGATCGCGAAAGCGCTTGCGCCGCAGGGCGATCTCGTTCTCTCCGGCCTGCTGCCGAAGGATGCTCCCGGCGTGCTCGCGGTTTATGGCGCCTGCGGCCTGGCGCTGGTTTCGCAGGGCGAGCTTGAAGGCTGGCGCGCGCTGCATCTCAGGCGCGGCGGGAAAGGCCCCCGCCCGCGCCGATCAGGAGATCCCGGCGCCTGA